CGGGCTTCGGCGCGGTGAAGCTTACTTCGGTGAACTGTTCGGTGCGCCCCATATGCGGGTTTTCCATCAGCACTTTGTGCTCGGCACCAATCTGTGCGGCAAGATGCCGTGTGACCTGCTCGGCGCCAAGCGCCCTGAGCCGCGCTGCCCGCTCCTTGATCGCGGGGCCATGCACTTGCGGCATCCGCGCGGCGGGGGTTCCGGGGCGCGGGCTATAGGGAAAGACGTGCAGCCATGTCAGCCCACAGTCCTCGACAAGCGCCAGCGAGTTCTCGAACTGCGTCTCTGTCTCGGTCGGAAACCCTGCAATGATATCCGCGCCAAAGGTCATGTCGGGGCGCAGCGCGCGCGCGTCTTGCGCAAAGCGGATCGCGTCATCGCGTAGATGCCGCCGTTTCATCCGTTTGAGGATCAGATCATCACCATGCTGAAGGCTGAGATGCAGATGCGGCATCAGGCGCGGCTCGGTCGCGATGGCCTGCATCAGGTTTTCGTCCACCTCGATCGAATCAATCGAGCTGATCCGCAAGCGTGGCACATCCGTGAGCTTGAGGATACGCATCACCAGATCGCCCAAGCGCGGCTCCGATGGCAGATCTGCCCCCCATGAGGTCAGATCCACCCCCGTCAGCACCACCTCATTATAGCCGCGCTGCACCAGCCGCTTGATCTGGTCCACCACGACGCCCGCCGGAACCGACCGCGAATTGCCGCGACCGTAGGGAATGATGCAAAACGTGCAGCGATGATCGCAGCCGTTCTGGACCTGAACATAGGCCCGGCTGCGCGTGCCAAAGCCGTCAATCAGGTGCCCGGCGGTCTCGGTCACGGACATGATATCATCGACCTGCACAGGCTCGGTCCCGAAATCGCCGGCGAGACCCGCCCATGTGGCGGGCTGCATCTTCTCGGTATTGCCGATCACGGCATCCACCTCGTCCATCGCAGCGAATGTCTCGGGCTCAGTCTGGGCCGCACAGCCCGTCACAATGAGACGCGCACCGGGATGGGCGCGGCGCAGTTTGCGGATTTCCTGCCGGGCCTTGCGCACCGCCTCGGCGGTCACGGCGCAAGTGTTGATCACCACGGCGTTCTCCAGCCCCGCTTGCGCGCTCAGCTCCTTCATCGCCTCGGTCTCATAAGCATTAAGGCGGCAGCCGTGGTTTGCAAAGACAGGCGCACTCATGTCAGGCTCTCCATGAACGCCCGCGTGAGCGTACCCGAGGCCACATGCATCGTCGGCCCGGTCATCCAGACGCCATCCTCGCGCCACTCCACCTGCAACGTGCCGCCATCGAGATCAATCCGCACAGCACGGCCCGTCAGGCCCCTGCGCACGGCCGCCACAGCCACGGCGCAAGACGATGAGCCTGACGCCAAGGTAACCCCCACGCCCCGCTCCCACACCCGCATCCTGAGGTGGTCAGGGCCGATGACGCTCGCCACCTGCACATTGGTGCGCTCAGGGTAAAGTGGATGATGCCCATAACGCGGACCAAATGTCTCAAGCGGAATGGCCTCGGCATCATCGACGAAAAACGTGCAATGCGGGTTGCCCATGCCCGTGGCCACCGGCGCGCCCTCAATAGGAAGCTCAAGCGTATCCATCGCCTCGGCCAGCGGAATGTCGCGCCACTCAAGCTGCGGCTGGCCCATATTTACGGATGTAAGCCCCCCACCTGCATCACGCGCAAAGAGATCGCCCCGCGCGGTGGTCAGGTGCAGCGCGTCTCGCCCGCTCTCGTCCATAAGATAGCGCGCGATACAGCGCGTGGCATTTCCACAAGCGGCAGAGGTGCTGCCATCGCTGTTGTAAAACGTCAGATGGGCGTCCGCCGCGCCATCCGTGATGACCGCAAGTTGGTCAAATCCGATGCCCCGGTGCCGGTCGCCCAAGGCGCGCGCCAAAGACGCACTTACCTCCAGCGCCTGTGCATGCGTATCCAGCACGCGCCCTTTGCGCGCGTCCAGCACGACAAAGTCGTTGCCCAGCCCATGCATCTTCATGAAAGGCCATTCTATATCGCGCACATCCACCATCCTCGCGCATATAGACGGGGTGCCGGGACGAATCCAGCATCCTCGCCCAATATAACTCAAATCAGGGGTTGACCCTCCCCGGCTCTCTTTCTAGATACCCGGTCTAGTGGGCCCTTAGCTCAGTTGGTAGAGCAACTGACTTTTAATCAGTAGGTCGTTGGTTCGAACCCAACAGGGCTCACCACTTTTCCATATAAATCATTAACTTACGCACCGAACGCGATATCGAAAACTATCTGTTAGCGGTTGCCAGAAGCTATACGGAAGCACGCGCGCCCGTAATTTCTTCGGCTCACGGTGCGGCGGTCAAGTCACACCCCTGAGTCGGGTGAGCGATATCTTGGAATAGTTCTGCGCCGAGCTCGGCCTCGGAGCTAGAAAAACGACTGCTAAACCTGCACCCCTCATATAGGCACTTCCAGCCATGGCTGCCGTTCACCTCGTGGCCCCCTGATGCCGCGAAGCTACCGTCAAAGCAAACTGAGGTACGCCTAGCTTCCTATACGCCGGCCTCGTTCATTTTCTCTTGTTCTGTTTCCCAGTCACCCGGTGGCAGCATGCCGTTGTTGGGTGCTTGCGGGTTGGGTTATAAAATATCTCGATGTAGTCCAACACATCCTGCCTTGCCGCATCGCGTGTGATGTATGTTCGCGGCC
The nucleotide sequence above comes from Roseovarius carneus. Encoded proteins:
- the mtaB gene encoding tRNA (N(6)-L-threonylcarbamoyladenosine(37)-C(2))-methylthiotransferase MtaB; its protein translation is MSAPVFANHGCRLNAYETEAMKELSAQAGLENAVVINTCAVTAEAVRKARQEIRKLRRAHPGARLIVTGCAAQTEPETFAAMDEVDAVIGNTEKMQPATWAGLAGDFGTEPVQVDDIMSVTETAGHLIDGFGTRSRAYVQVQNGCDHRCTFCIIPYGRGNSRSVPAGVVVDQIKRLVQRGYNEVVLTGVDLTSWGADLPSEPRLGDLVMRILKLTDVPRLRISSIDSIEVDENLMQAIATEPRLMPHLHLSLQHGDDLILKRMKRRHLRDDAIRFAQDARALRPDMTFGADIIAGFPTETETQFENSLALVEDCGLTWLHVFPYSPRPGTPAARMPQVHGPAIKERAARLRALGAEQVTRHLAAQIGAEHKVLMENPHMGRTEQFTEVSFTAPKPEGQIVSARVTGTDGAQLIAV
- the dapF gene encoding diaminopimelate epimerase, with protein sequence MKMHGLGNDFVVLDARKGRVLDTHAQALEVSASLARALGDRHRGIGFDQLAVITDGAADAHLTFYNSDGSTSAACGNATRCIARYLMDESGRDALHLTTARGDLFARDAGGGLTSVNMGQPQLEWRDIPLAEAMDTLELPIEGAPVATGMGNPHCTFFVDDAEAIPLETFGPRYGHHPLYPERTNVQVASVIGPDHLRMRVWERGVGVTLASGSSSCAVAVAAVRRGLTGRAVRIDLDGGTLQVEWREDGVWMTGPTMHVASGTLTRAFMESLT